A window of the Trichoderma asperellum chromosome 6, complete sequence genome harbors these coding sequences:
- a CDS encoding uncharacterized protein (TransMembrane:11 (i39-57o63-81i93-112o124-145i173-191o197-220i278-304o310-331i343-365o371-389i445-464o)), with the protein MASDDERTALLEPAYRHVSPAVSRRLYVSHFLSTWNSRVFEFGAVLYLATVFPGTLLPMSLYALIRGVSAIIFAPAIGWYIDTGNRLQVVQVSIVFQRLVVAASCAVFYILAVDTQFSSGVRAGLVAVVTFFACVEKLCSILNLVSVEKDWVVVVSERNPEVLRDMNAQMRRIDLLCKLFGPLFIATIDAYSSRVAIIANFAMNAASILIEYFAIARVYYEVPELQEAKINGRHEVPGEPEAQSSHNSNPIVSAIWQRLIAIIHKSAQDFSLYLKHRAFLPSIAGAILYFTVLSFGGQMVTYLLSAGYSSLQVGIARTVGVVFEVLATWVAPWLMGRIGEIRAGLWMSTWQVTMLVAGVSVFWMFDMNSNSLIAASGLVGGTVLSRLGLRGFDLCVQLIVQEEVEAENRGVFSSVEAAWQSAFELLAYTSTIVFSRPEQFKWPSLISTIAVASASSAYAAFVYLRRGHLLHLEALTCLLRAEKGKQRDRESDIEQISVRSEM; encoded by the exons ATGGCGTCCGATGATGAGCGCACCGCTCTGCTTGAGCCAGCCTATCGCCACGTCTCACCCGCAGTCTCTCGACGGCTATACGTGTCGCACTTTTTGTCAACTTGGAATTCTAGAGTTTTTGAGTTTGGCGCAGTGCTTTACCTGGCGACTGTTTTCCCGGGAACTTTGCTGCCAATGTCCTTGTATGCCTTGATTCGCGGTGTATCTGCAATCATCTTTGCGCCAGCGATTGGATGGTACATTGATACAGGCAACCGCCTTCAGGTTGTTCAAGTCTCCATAG TCTTCCAGAGGCTAGTAGTTGCAGCATCCTGTGCAGTCTTCTATATCCTCGCTGTCGATACACAATTTTCCTCTGGTGTAAGAGCAGGACTAGTCGCCGTCGTAACATTCTTTGCCTGTGTGGAGAAGCTATGTTCGATATTGAATCTAGTGTCTGTTGAAAAGGATTGG GTTGTTGTCGTATCGGAACGAAATCCGGAAGTCCTTCGAGACATGAATGCGCAGATGCGACGAATCGACCTGCTCTGCAAATTATTTGGGCCTTTATTCATCGCCACGATAGACGCTTATTCGTCCCGGGTAGCTATCATTGCCAACTTTGCAATGAACGCAGCATCTATATTGATCGAGTACTTCGCCATCGCTCGGGTCTACTACGAAGTTCCAGAGCTACAAGAGGCAAAGATCAACGGACGGCACGAAGTTCCCGGGGAACCGGAAGCTCAGTCGTCTCACAACTCAAACCCTATTGTTAGTGCCATCTGGCAGCGACTGATCGCCATCATTCACAAATCGGCGCAGGATTTCTCTTTATATCTGAAGCATCGGGCGTTTCTCCCATCCATTGCCGGCGCAATCTTGTATTTCACGGTCCTTAGCTTTGGAGGCCAAATGGTTACGTATTTACTCTCTGCGGGCTATAGCTCCTTGCAGGTCGGCATTGCGAGAACGGTTGGCGTGGTATTTGAAGTCCTGGCCACGTGGGTGGCACCGTGGCTCATGGGACGAATCGGGGAGATCAGAGCGGGCCTCTGGATGAGCACCTGGCAGGTCACAATGCTGGTTGCGGGAGTATCTGTATTTTGGATGTTTGATATGAACAGCAACTCGCTCATAGCAGCAAGCGGCCTTGTGGGAGGCACCGTCTTGAGTCGTTTGGGCCTTCGAGGATTTGACCTCTGCGTCCAGCTCATCGTGCAAGAG GAAGTCGAAGCCGAGAATCGCGGCGTCTTCTCTTCCGTTGAGGCTGCTTGGCAAAGCGCCTTTGAGCTTCTCGCTTATACGTCCACCATTGTCTTTTCTCGCCCCGAGCAGTTCAAATGGCCGTCGCTCATCTCAACCATTGCCGTTGCGTCAGCCAGCAGTGCTTATGCAGCGTTTGTTTACCTGCGCCGAGGCCACTTGCTGCATCTCGAGGCTCTCACATGCTTACTGCGGGCCGAGAAGGGGAAACAGCGCGACCGAGAGAGTGACATTGAGCAAATCTCAGTTAGATCGGAGATGTAG